A window of the Brassica napus cultivar Da-Ae chromosome C5, Da-Ae, whole genome shotgun sequence genome harbors these coding sequences:
- the LOC111205422 gene encoding uncharacterized protein LOC111205422: MQQHYLTLSFISAYQFCVTSLAFTILEIAMTQSLSPLLPAAHTGSLSSPSPRSPSQTPHIILQVPQINRRAIVVGLCGALWSWNALNGKEEAMAAARRPPPPPPKEKNDPTVSGVQAKVLASKKRKEAMKASMAKLRERGKPVVEDEEPSSSEQ; this comes from the exons ATGCAACAACACTATCTCACTCTATCTTTTATTAGTGCCTACCAATTTTGTGTTACATCACTTGCTTTTACCATTCTTGAAATAGCTATGACACAATCACTCTCTCCTCTTTTACCGGCTGCTCACACCGGCAGCCTCTCCTCTCCATCACCGCGATCACCGTCGCAGACTCCCCACATCATCCTTCAAGTTCCACAAATTAACCGCAG GGCGATTGTGGTTGGGTTATGTGGTGCGCTATGGAGTTGGAACGCTCTGAACGGTAAAGAGGAGGCAATGGCAGCAGCAAGAAGgccacctccaccaccacctaAGGAGAAGAATGATCCGACAGTGAGTGGAGTTCAGGCGAAGGTACTGGCGAGCAAGAAGCGTAAAGAAGCAATGAAGGCATCCATGGCTAAACTTAGAGAGAGAGGCAAACCTGTTGTTGAAGACGAAGAACCATCTTCTTCTGAACAATAA
- the LOC111205421 gene encoding uncharacterized serine-rich protein C215.13 gives MGCCISKFSPKTEDFKQVEEPQEKYCYAPEKLSMSRCPSRVSPLLVPDKNRFNHIPVPDKFIHISDKLPPPSPHVKLSSLSPNVQPSTTSNSSLTSSSSSLSTASSISVSKERSFSNDFLRACYQENSHVARISSLRESSLSLKNGHPNRCNSPVKPNRYSTTPNRANATPERGTYGSKRTREPSPNHRALTRQKSFRKDQESVIMSSSSSSLTKGKFLKSPSPSRRFEGSFLKSPSPSRRFGVREGDFKVTSLSTSLRKDSLDLSRYKTFPKNNRSEARIHRISSKINTTTIREVVESDKEPVVPMLEEIGNPLIDLDCFIFL, from the coding sequence ATGGGTTGTTGCATCAGCAAATTCTCTCCTAAAACAGAAGATTTCAAGCAAGTAGAAGAGCCTCAAGAGAAGTACTGTTACGCTCCAGAGAAGCTGTCCATGTCTCGTTGCCCAAGTCGAGTTTCTCCGCTTCTTGTTCCGGACAAGAACCGGTTTAACCACATCCCTGTCCCGGATAAGTTTATCCACATCTCGGATAAActtcctcctccttctcctcaTGTAAAGCTGTCATCTCTCTCTCCAAACGTCCAGCCTTCCACCACAAGCAACTCTTCTCTGACCTCATCAAGCTCGTCACTTTCGACGGCCTCTTCAATCTCTGTGTCAAAGGAAAGATCTTTCTCTAACGACTTCTTGCGTGCTTGCTACCAAGAGAATTCACACGTTGCTCGGATCAGTTCCCTACGAGAATCTTCTCTTTCTCTGAAAAACGGGCATCCTAACCGGTGTAATTCCCCGGTTAAGCCAAACCGGTATTCAACAACACCAAACAGAGCTAATGCAACCCCGGAAAGAGGAACATATGGTTCTAAGAGAACCCGAGAGCCATCTCCTAACCACCGTGCGTTGACGCGACAAAAGAGCTTTCGTAAAGATCAAGAAAGTGTTATCATGTCTTCATCAAGTTCTTCTTTAACCAAGGGGAAGTTCTTGAAGTCACCATCTCCAAGCAGGAGATTTGAAGGTAGTTTCTTGAAATCGCCATCTCCTAGCAGGAGATTTGGTGTGAGGGAGGGAGACTTTAAGGTAACTTCACTTTCTACTAGTTTAAGGAAAGATAGCTTAGATCTTTCTCGTTACAAGACTTTTCCTAAGAACAACAGATCAGAGGCTCGGATTCATCGTATAAGTTCTAAGATCAACACAACCACTATCAGAGAAGTAGTTGAAAGCGACAAGGAACCGGTTGTTCCAATGCTTGAAGAGATCGGCAACCCGTTGATTGATTTGGATTGCTTCATCTTTCTGTAA